gtctcctcgaagccttctcttcaggctgaacaaccccagctctctcagcctgtccttgtatgggaggtgcttcagccctcatcatctttgtagcctcctctggacccgttctaactgctccatatccttattatgttggagattccagaactggacacaatactccagatgaggtctcacaagagagaaatagaatcatgggatggtttgggttgcaagcgactttaaagatcacccagagccaaccaccctgccatgggcatgggcagggacgcctcccactggatgatGTTTTggaaagccccatccaacctggcctggaacacctccagggatggggcagccactacttccctgggcaacctgggccagcgtctctccaccctcacacacaaatttcttcctaatatcaaatGCAAATCTCTCCTCTCAGTATGAAACCATTCCTCATTGTCCTATTCCTGTACTCCCTCATAAAGAGCTCCtttccacctttcctgtaggctccccCTTTTTGGTGCGTTATCTTTTCTTACTAAAGAATGATAATTATACAGGTAACActacatttatttctctcttcttcacttctttctcctcattAATTGCTCCTAAGTGATGCGCAgagctgctctgagcaggacTTCCCTCGTACGGGAGTGGATGGTTTTGATTTGAAGCAGAACAGGACTTTAAAAATCACACACAGATGTCATTTCTAACTGCTGTAACTCATGATGTTACCTGGGTTTATAGCCTCTAACTGCAATCCCCAGGAGGGAACcacctttctcctcctcagcagCTGTTTGATCAGCTTATCCTTTCTTATTAAAGAATGATATCTAGAGAGGTAACCCCACGTTTATTTCACTCCACTGCTTATTAATTGCTCCTAATGCaatggaacgggtccagaggagtctATGAAAATGAtcggaaggctggagcacctcccataggaggacaggctgagagagttggggttgttcagcctggagaagagaaggcttccaggagaccttatagcaaccttccagtacctgaaggggctacaggaaagctggggaggggctgtttacaaaggcttgtggggataggatgagggataatgggtataaactggagaggggcagatttagactggacattaagaggaatttctttgcgatgagagtggtgagacactggcccaggttgcccagagaagctgtggctgccccatccctggaggtgttccaggccaggttggatgggccttgggcagcctgagccagtgggatgtccctgcccatggcaggggttggaactggatgatctttaaggtcccttccaacccaaactattctatgattctacgattctactgcgcagagctgctctgggcagggctTCCCCGTTCGAACCAAACCCTTCCCCTCGTGCCCTCATTCCCgagcccctcccagctcccctggcAGCACTGACAGCTGCCCTGAGgtctctccaggctgagcctCCCCGCTCTTCGCTCCGCGCCGGCCCCCCCCTCGCCGCGCCGCTCTTTCTCCCCGCGGGGGCTCCGCGTCGGCAGCGCCATGTGGAGCGCGGGGCCGCGCGCGGCCGAGCCCGGCCCGTACAGCGAGGCGCAGCGGCTGGCGCTGGAGGCGCTGGTGGCGGGCGGCCCCGCGGCGCTGCGCGCCTTCCTGCGCCGGGAGCGGCTGCCGCCCTTCCTCTCGGAGCCCGAGGCGCGGGCGATCGCGCGGGGCGCCCTGCCGCCCCCCCCGCCGGCCGAGCCCGAGCGCGGCGCCTCGCCCGCCGCCTCCTCGCTCACCTACTTCCCCGAGCGCTCCGACCTGGAGCCGCCGCcgctggagctgggctggccGCGCTGCGCCTTCCGCGGGCTCTCGCGGGTGGAGGCGCGCTTCCAGCCCGGCTGCAAGGAGGAGGTGCGGCGGCAGATCCGCTCCGCCAGACGGGTGAGTGGCTGCCAACCTGTCCCCGCCCGGCTGGAGCCCTTCTCCCCTGTCCTGACCCTGAAACGGTCCCTCCTGGGGGCAGCGCCCGGGACCCGGCTCGGCTCCGGCCGCCAACCGGGGCTGAGCATCCCCCGCTCGGGTCGGTGCCGGGCATCCCCACCCTCTATCGTGCCGGGCATTCCCGGTGCcgggcttccccaccctctaTCGTGCcgggcttccccaccctctaTCGTGCCGGGCATCCTCACCCTCTATCGTGCcgggcttccccaccctctaTCGTGCCGGGCATCCTCACCCTCTATCGTGCCGGGCATTCTCACCCTCTATCGTGCCGGGTTTCCCCTGCTGCCCCGTGGGATGCCGAGCATCACCCGCCCCGTGCGGTGTGGAGCCTCTCCATTCTGTATCATGCTGGGCATCGCCACTGTATATCATGCTGAGCATCTGTGCTGTGTGCGGTGCTGAGcatctccaacataagaaggatataggactgttggaacgggtccagaggagggctgtgaagGTGATGcgagggctgaagcacttcTGCCATGAGAGTTGGTGTTGtcaagcctggagaagagaaggctccagggagaccttaaagcagcttccagtacctgaaggggctgcaggaaagctggggagggacttttcacaagggcacGGAGGGATAGGATgtgggggaatggctttaaactggagggggaagatttattagacattaggaagaaattgttcacaatgagaatgatagaatcatagaatagtttgggttgaaagggaccttaaagatcatccagtttcaaccccctgccacaggcagggacacctcccactggctcaggctgcccaaggccacatgcagcctggcctggaacacctccagggatggggcagccacagcttccctgggcaacctgggccagtgcctcaccactctcatggtgaagaaattctgtgGATCATATTTAATTTGCAAGTCAAATTCCTCATGTGCTGTCTCCCTTGGAATGCTGTGGAAAGAACCTAATGATTTCTTATGAAACTTGTTGCAGATGATTGCCCTGGTTATGGATTCCTTCACAGATACCGATATCTTCAAAGACCTGTTGGAAGCTTGTAACCAGCGGCAAGTTAAAGCATACATCCTTCTAGATCAGTCTTCGTCTTCCCACTTTCTGAAGATGTGCGAGGATCTGGGAGTTGACCTGCAACAGGAAAAGGTAAGCCTTGTCATATTTATAGGGATTGAGAGTGGATTGTCTTATGGAGCTCAGATCTCTCCAAGATTTGGTCACAGGAGTTTTTGCAATCGCATTCTGCACAACTAGTGTGTGGGTTTGCCCTTTAATGCCACCTCTTTTATCTTCttaaacaagacaaaaattatCATTTGATTCCCAGAGGGTGAATCTTGTGCCACTGTTCAGCAATCTTAGTCGGTTACTCAGTGGTCATTATTGTGTGTTACTTCCTTAAATGCAATCATTTAACTTTGAAATCCATGTAACACCTGCCATATCTTTAACAGTCAATGAGAGTCCGAACTCTCACAGGGAACACATACTGCTTGAGGTCGGGTGCCAAGATTATTGGAAAAGTCCGCGAGAAGTTCATGTTAATTGATGGCATTACAGTGACAACAGGCTCCTACAGGCAAGTGACAAT
Above is a genomic segment from Cuculus canorus isolate bCucCan1 chromosome 16, bCucCan1.pri, whole genome shotgun sequence containing:
- the LOC128853811 gene encoding protein FAM83D-B-like, with protein sequence MWSAGPRAAEPGPYSEAQRLALEALVAGGPAALRAFLRRERLPPFLSEPEARAIARGALPPPPPAEPERGASPAASSLTYFPERSDLEPPPLELGWPRCAFRGLSRVEARFQPGCKEEVRRQIRSARRMIALVMDSFTDTDIFKDLLEACNQRQVKAYILLDQSSSSHFLKMCEDLGVDLQQEKSMRVRTLTGNTYCLRSGAKIIGKVREKFMLIDGITVTTGSYSFTWMDGKLNSSNVLILSGPEVEHFDLEFQVLYARSKPINLKELPSCEKNKVLDQLVRVTVASRDLARENFMRMDFLYLRAFVGNLKRKQNWLHGSREVVYLSNNALHASPPLTKRNGSLVMRPHWIIER